In the genome of Hydrogenobacter sp., the window TGCAGGTTATCACACACTGAGGCTGAAGACCATCCTCAACTCTTGGAAAACATCCTATGCACTTTTGAGTTATTCTCGCTACAAAGTTGAACATAACCTTTTTATATGGACAGGCTTTTATGCATTCTTGGTATCCTTCGCACCTTTCTGGATCCACAAGTACAATGCCGTCCTCTTCCCTCTTATATATTGCCTGCCTGGGGCATGCAGCAAGGCAGGCGGGGTATGTGCAGTGGTTGCATATCCTTGGTAGGTAGAACATCCATATGGGATGTGGGAACATTTCAAGAACTGTCCCTATATCAACGGATTCATTTACTTCATCCTCGCCTATATTGGGATACATCCAGTCAAGCTCCTCAGGTCTCCAGCCAAGCACCCTTTCACCTTCTGGTGCATCAAAAACCGTCTTTTTGTTTCCGTCAAGCAGTTCAAGAAGTTTCACATCCCAGCCGAGGGGATAAAAACCCCACGGTTTTGTTTCCACATTGTTCCAAAGCATGTATTCTTGACCCCTTCCCGGTGTCCATGTGGTCTTGCAAGCTATGGTGCATGTCTGACAGGCTATACATTTGTTCAGGTCCATCACGACCGCAAACTGCCTTTTGGGTCTTTTTGG includes:
- the narH gene encoding dissimilatory nitrate reductase subunit NarG, yielding MAKAYNWQLKREVEYPYEPKRPKRQFAVVMDLNKCIACQTCTIACKTTWTPGRGQEYMLWNNVETKPWGFYPLGWDVKLLELLDGNKKTVFDAPEGERVLGWRPEELDWMYPNIGEDEVNESVDIGTVLEMFPHPIWMFYLPRICNHCTYPACLAACPRQAIYKREEDGIVLVDPERCEGYQECIKACPYKKVMFNFVARITQKCIGCFPRVEDGLQPQCVITCIGKIRLMGFINPPDRARPENPIDFLVHIKKVALPLYPQTGIEPNVYYIPPINVPVKFLRQMFGDGAEHAVKTYMAMREGKEPELQALLHLFGSTPRIPHSFAIGPSEVIAFDEKGKEIIRVPIIEPLQYRPHKDQNLDVIRQDIP